In a single window of the Flavobacterium sp. W4I14 genome:
- a CDS encoding putative oxidoreductase (product_source=KO:K15977; cog=COG2259; ko=KO:K15977; pfam=PF07681; superfamily=56918; transmembrane_helix_parts=Inside_1_8,TMhelix_9_31,Outside_32_61,TMhelix_62_84,Inside_85_90,TMhelix_91_113,Outside_114_116,TMhelix_117_139,Inside_140_144) — translation MKNSAHFPQLFLRLALGIGFILPVMDRFGWLGTPGSPTVSWGNWSVFLGYTNTLMPFLVRPLANVMAIIATAAELVFAIMLIVGYKIKLAATGSFLLTLVFALSMLVFANYRAPFNYSVFAVSAASLLLATLPAYKWSIDDWKN, via the coding sequence ATGAAAAACAGCGCACATTTCCCTCAATTATTTCTTCGGCTCGCTTTGGGCATCGGTTTTATCCTACCCGTTATGGATCGCTTTGGCTGGCTGGGCACACCAGGCTCGCCAACGGTTAGCTGGGGCAATTGGTCGGTATTTTTAGGTTATACCAACACTTTAATGCCCTTTTTAGTAAGGCCCTTAGCCAATGTAATGGCTATTATTGCCACCGCTGCCGAGTTGGTTTTTGCGATAATGCTTATCGTTGGATACAAAATTAAGTTGGCGGCTACCGGTAGTTTTTTGCTAACACTTGTCTTTGCCCTCTCTATGCTAGTCTTTGCAAATTACAGGGCCCCTTTTAATTATTCTGTTTTCGCAGTAAGTGCCGCTAGTTTGTTGTTAGCAACCTTGCCCGCTTATAAATGGAGTATCGATGATTGGAAAAATTAA